The following coding sequences lie in one Mercenaria mercenaria strain notata chromosome 5, MADL_Memer_1, whole genome shotgun sequence genomic window:
- the LOC123558408 gene encoding uncharacterized protein LOC123558408 — MYNLTEAGRRKNITMFQVPEYFTSISQRLSEVLAGIGVNEKMVLKRRRSRLLAESLDSIVQTCGVMDHDVSGYYVGSQIEGTTTLGLKSDDDMLYSINCINIIQDWTEWDPDLVNLMMVRDHTTSPGYCYLQRLRNDVQFPSNEVPNNGYIRDSEGRVMMKNTCMEEFVGVLGQNSECHGPSYFIKGPTGYTGSTADLVFALPCKSPPLYALNWFRKQKTRFWDDRARCFVVAVASKVSDNEELEWRISTAVAERYMTFSLNITQIRCYILMKMILKTYKSICNNTLTSYICKTVLFHCINTTGSSFWLDHNLLKCFQYYLIVLQNYLLSNNCPHLLLRKNNLMAGRFLPQNKHMLLQILIHQMQSEGGALREIEIDDLNRHIVVNFSSIGNQDHLRSYSKISTELHGVLTATTATFGTMYRQMISSKALRLLSDILGLSARIPNRLLIYFAIYRRLTQIPALFIQISELILRMFLGRMWTFCEPRSEIYQTAFHLICPFICTTIGSITASWNIELYKAVTQEALNWLKQGLNSDTSSSRLKLASLLYCLEDMDGCELVLKITEDLFVTDYIQCICNCWMHEPLEIKVEYNDFCYNEHETIISYATSFCVCFLPLEINCVPKELQYEMFRLTTGDMPYVDLFDQWMGMAVVDSLPFLYFLKYKVYYTLQKQSDKERALSELAKTINDSVLWHRETAYNLLGQCMELENRPVDALDCYLKSLNIRGRKNVANIHICRLLASIINT; from the exons atgtataatttgacAGAGGCcggaagaagaaaaaacattac AATGTTCCAAGTTCCAGAATACTTTACAAGTATTTCACAAAGACTGTCTGAAGTCCTCGCGGGTATAGGAGTGAACGAGAAAATGGTCCTGAAAAGACGGAGATCGCGTCTGTTGGCGGAGTCCTTGGACAGTATTGTCCAAACATGTGGAGTAATGGATCATGATGTATCTGGCTATTATGTTGGTAGTCAAATAGAAGGTACAACTACACTTGGACTTAAATCAGATGATGATATGCTTTACAGTATTAATTGTATCAATATAATACAAGATTGGACTGAATGGGATCCTGACCTAGTTAATCTGATGATGGTCCGAGACCACACTACCTCCCCTGGATACTGCTATTTACAAAGATTAAGAAATGATGTTCAATTCCCTTCAAATGAAGTACCAAATAACGGTTACATCAGAGATTCAGAGGGAAGAGTGATGATGAAAAAtacatgcatggaggaatttgtAGGGGTATTAGGACAGAATAGTGAATGCCATGGTCCATCATATTTTATAAAGGGACCTACAGGTTATACAGGGTCAACAGCAGACCTTGTATTCGCTTTACCTTGTAAATCGCCACCTTTATATGCATTAAATTGGTTCAGAAAGCAGAAAACGAGGTTCTGGGACGATCGTGCACGATGTTTCGTTGTTGCTGTTGCCAGTAAGGTTAGTGATAATGAAGAGCTTGAGTGGAGAATATCAACGGCTGTTGCTGAAAGATATATGACGTTCAGTTTAAATATTACTCAAATCAGGTGTTATATTCTAATGAAAATGATCCTTAAAACATACAAGTCTATATGCAACAATACTCTGACAAGCTACATCTGCAAGACTGTACTCTTTCATTGCATAAATACGACAGGATCATCCTTTTGGCTAGACCATAATCTActcaagtgttttcaatattacctcattgttttacaaaattacttGTTAAGCAATAACTGTCCCCATTTGCTCCTTCGAAAAAACAACCTAATGGCGGGGCGATTTTTACCCCAGAATAAGCATATGTTACTTCAAATTCTAATTCATCAAATGCAAAGTGAAGGCGGAGCACTGCGTGAAATTGAAATAGACGACCTCAATAGACACATTGTGGTTAATTTTAGTAGCATAGGAAATCAGGACCATTTGCGGTCTTACAGTAAAATAAGCACAGAACTCCACGGCGTTTTAACTGCTACTACAGCGACATTTGGTACTATGTACCGCCAGATGATTTCGTCTAAAGCACTTAGACTTCTTTCAGACATACTTGGCCTTTCAGCAAGAATACCAAACAGActattaatatattttgctatatATCGTCGGCTAACTCAAATTCCAGCATTGTTTATACAAATTTCTGAACTAATTCTGCGTATGTTTCTAGGTAGGATGTGGACGTTTTGTGAACCCCGCAGTGAAATATATCAAACGGCATTTCATCTCATATGCCCTTTCATTTGTACGACGATTGGGTCAATTACAGCGTCTTGGAACATTGAACTTTATAAAGCTGTAACACAAGAAGCACTTAATTGGTTAAAACAGGGTTTGAATTCGGACACATCATCCAGCAGGTTAAAGCTGGCGTCGCTGTTGTACTGTCTAGAAGACATGGACGGCTGCGAACTCGTTCTTAAAATTACTGAGGATTTATTTGTGACAgactatatacaatgtatatgtaacTGCTGGATGCATGAACCACTGGAAATAAAGGTAGAATATAACGATTTCTGCTACAACGAACACGAAACAATAATCAGTTATGCAACGTCTTTCTGTGTTTGTTTCTTACCATTGGAGATCAACTGTGTACCAAAAGAGCTTCAATACGAAATGTTTCGATTAACAACTGGAGACATGCCCTATGTAGATTTATTTGATCAATGGATGGGAATGGCTGTTGTTGACTCCCTGCCTTTCCTTTACTTTCTAAAATACAAAGTTTACTACACTCTCCAGAAGCAATCAGACAAAGAGCGCGCTTTATCGGAACTAGCAAAAACTATAAATGATTCCGTCTTGTGGCACAGGGAAACAGCATACAATCTTTTGGGGCAGTGTATGGAACTTGAAAACCGGCCCGTTGATGCTTTAGATTGTTACCTAAAATCTCTAAACATACGTGGACGGAAAAATGTTGCAAATATCCATATATGTAGGCTTCTGGCGTCAATAATTAATACGTAA